Proteins from a single region of Candidatus Thermoplasmatota archaeon:
- a CDS encoding Lrp/AsnC ligand binding domain-containing protein has protein sequence MISAYILITMQPGKTDKAIKEMRKIENIAKISVIAGEYDIVVRAQVKNLEELLDVTDKIQMIDGVTKTTTQIIEKEITLS, from the coding sequence ATGATAAGCGCCTACATACTTATAACAATGCAACCAGGGAAAACAGATAAAGCAATAAAAGAAATGAGAAAAATCGAAAACATTGCAAAAATATCGGTTATCGCAGGGGAGTATGACATAGTTGTTCGTGCGCAGGTGAAAAACCTAGAGGAACTACTGGATGTGACAGATAAAATTCAGATGATAGATGGTGTAACTAAGACAACAACCCAGATTATAGAGAAAGAAATAACATTATCATGA